In Halorubrum sp. BV1, the following proteins share a genomic window:
- the sepF gene encoding cell division protein SepF, translating into MGIMSKILGGGGNRSVDDYVELDLDDFAEAHAETGMQVHIAEIGDQSDIIPIKDAVYDGDFVIADITRHSTSDRTIEHIIDELRQVAQEVDGDIVQKGDDQIVVTPTGVNISREKL; encoded by the coding sequence ATGGGTATTATGAGCAAGATCCTCGGCGGCGGCGGGAACCGCTCCGTCGACGACTACGTCGAACTCGACCTCGACGACTTCGCCGAGGCGCACGCGGAAACGGGCATGCAGGTACACATCGCCGAGATCGGCGACCAGAGCGACATCATCCCGATCAAAGACGCCGTCTACGACGGGGACTTCGTCATCGCCGACATCACTCGCCACTCCACGTCGGACCGGACTATCGAACACATCATCGACGAGCTGCGACAGGTCGCCCAAGAGGTCGACGGCGACATCGTCCAGAAGGGCGACGACCAGATCGTCGTCACGCCGACCGGCGTCAATATCTCCCGCGAGAAGCTCTAG
- a CDS encoding DUF309 domain-containing protein: MTDRHSDVDRRTEADRHSGVDPCTDVDRDAALAAGAALFNEGHTLAAHDPWEAAWLPLDSGSDERLFHGLIAAAAATHHATARNWSGAVGCAANAVRYLGALDGRPDGNADVDAPDTLDTARAADATAEIDTGPVHDWCRRLAADPEVIERASPPAIRVDGAVPAFDDLDLPATLLAAPALAGSVDAASEATVEAAARLAREERGTGRTTIAELLFAFCRAPSSRPQVAARLADHVERERRKRRDVEGLF; the protein is encoded by the coding sequence GTGACCGATCGCCACAGTGACGTCGACCGCCGCACCGAGGCTGACCGCCACAGTGGCGTCGACCCCTGCACCGACGTCGACCGCGACGCCGCGCTCGCCGCGGGCGCTGCGCTGTTCAACGAGGGTCACACCCTCGCGGCGCACGACCCGTGGGAGGCGGCGTGGCTCCCGCTCGACTCCGGTTCCGACGAGCGGCTGTTCCACGGGCTGATCGCGGCCGCCGCGGCGACGCACCACGCGACGGCGCGAAACTGGTCCGGCGCGGTCGGCTGTGCGGCGAACGCGGTCCGGTATCTCGGCGCGCTCGACGGTAGGCCTGACGGCAACGCCGACGTCGACGCACCCGACACCCTCGACACGGCGCGTGCGGCCGACGCGACCGCCGAGATCGACACAGGCCCCGTCCACGACTGGTGTCGGCGACTCGCCGCCGACCCGGAGGTGATCGAACGCGCGAGCCCTCCGGCAATTCGGGTCGACGGTGCGGTCCCGGCGTTCGACGACCTCGACCTTCCGGCGACGCTGCTCGCCGCCCCCGCGCTTGCCGGCTCGGTCGACGCCGCCAGCGAGGCGACCGTCGAGGCGGCGGCGCGGCTCGCACGCGAGGAACGCGGGACCGGACGAACGACCATCGCGGAGCTGCTCTTCGCGTTCTGCCGTGCTCCGTCGTCGCGCCCGCAGGTGGCCGCACGGCTCGCGGACCACGTCGAGCGCGAGCGGCGAAAACGGCGAGACGTCGAGGGATTGTTTTGA
- the mutS gene encoding DNA mismatch repair protein MutS, with protein sequence MATGIVGEFLDLKAETDADVLAMQCGDFYEFFADDAELVADELDLTVSQKSSHGSSYPMAGVPLSELTPYVSALVERGYRVAVADQYETDDGHAREITRIVTPGTILETTGDDARYLAAVVGGDDDGGGDAVGSTEGPYGLALADVTTGRFLVTEVADAGDLRAELYRFDPAEVLPGPELRNDDDLLAAVREDLSGSVSLFDAEAFAPGRATHAVREQFGRETADSVGIDSELALRAAGAVLGYVEETGAGVLASMTRLTAYGDDDHVELDATTQRNLEITETMRGDDEGTLFETIDQTVTAAGGRLLREWLTRPRRDRDTLERRLDAVESLAAAALARDRLRETLGEAADLERLAARATSGSAGARELLSVRDTLALVPALADAVSGGDLADSPVAAVLDGIDRDRAAEWREELSDALADDPPKTTTQGGLIREGYDADLDELIASHEEAKGWLDTLADREKKQYGLTHVTVDRNKTDGYYIQVGKSVADQVPEHYREIKTLKNSKRFVTDELAEREREVLRVEEARGELEYELFEALRERIADDSELLQDVGRAIAELDALASLATHAAGNDWTRPDLTDDRRLAVEAGRHPVVERTTDFVPNDLTLDADSGFLIVTGPNMSGKSTYMRQAALIQLLAQAGSFVPARAAEVGLVDGIYTRVGALDELAQGRSTFMVEMQELSNILHSATEDSLVILDEVGRGTATYDGISIAWAATEYLHNEVRARTLFATHYHELTTLADHLPRVANVHVAVDERDGDVTFLRTVRDGPTNRSYGVHVADLAGVPDPVVERADAVLDRLREEKAIEARGGGGDGGSRDPAETEQVVFDLSSGSFVGDAESDAPSADGTENGTAADGEAMGGETAAGGAVAAAAESGDDGDDTGGIDPETEAVIEELSDVDVAATAPVELLSRVQEWQARLDDSA encoded by the coding sequence ATGGCTACGGGGATCGTCGGGGAGTTCCTCGATCTCAAGGCGGAGACGGACGCAGACGTCCTCGCAATGCAGTGTGGCGACTTCTACGAGTTCTTCGCGGACGACGCGGAACTGGTCGCAGACGAGCTCGACTTGACCGTCTCACAGAAGTCTTCGCACGGCTCGTCGTACCCGATGGCGGGCGTGCCGCTCTCGGAGCTGACGCCGTACGTGAGCGCGCTCGTCGAGCGGGGCTACCGCGTCGCCGTCGCCGACCAGTACGAGACCGACGACGGGCACGCTCGCGAGATCACGCGGATCGTCACGCCCGGCACCATCTTGGAGACGACGGGCGACGACGCGCGATACCTCGCGGCGGTCGTGGGGGGCGACGACGACGGCGGCGGTGACGCGGTCGGGAGCACCGAGGGCCCCTACGGGCTCGCGCTGGCCGACGTCACCACCGGTCGGTTCCTCGTCACCGAGGTCGCCGACGCGGGCGACCTGCGGGCGGAGCTGTACCGGTTCGACCCCGCAGAGGTGTTACCCGGACCGGAGCTTCGGAACGACGACGACCTGCTCGCCGCGGTCCGCGAGGATCTGTCCGGGTCCGTCTCGCTTTTCGACGCCGAGGCGTTCGCGCCCGGTCGAGCGACCCACGCGGTCCGCGAGCAGTTCGGCCGCGAGACCGCAGACAGCGTGGGGATAGACTCCGAGTTGGCCCTGCGGGCGGCGGGCGCGGTGCTCGGCTACGTCGAGGAGACCGGCGCGGGCGTGCTGGCGTCGATGACGCGGCTCACCGCCTACGGCGACGACGACCACGTCGAGCTCGACGCAACCACCCAGCGCAACCTGGAGATCACGGAGACCATGCGCGGCGACGACGAGGGGACGCTGTTCGAGACCATAGACCAGACGGTCACCGCGGCCGGCGGCCGGCTGCTCCGTGAGTGGCTCACGCGACCGCGGCGCGACCGCGATACGCTAGAGCGGCGGCTCGACGCGGTCGAGTCGCTTGCGGCCGCGGCGCTGGCGCGCGACCGACTCCGCGAGACGCTCGGCGAGGCGGCCGATCTCGAACGGCTGGCCGCGCGGGCGACGAGCGGGAGCGCGGGGGCGCGCGAACTGCTCTCGGTCAGAGACACCCTCGCGTTGGTCCCCGCGCTCGCAGACGCGGTCTCCGGAGGCGACCTCGCCGACTCGCCGGTCGCGGCGGTCCTCGACGGGATCGACCGCGACCGCGCGGCCGAGTGGCGCGAGGAGCTTTCCGACGCGCTCGCCGACGACCCGCCGAAGACGACGACGCAGGGCGGGCTGATACGTGAAGGATACGATGCCGACCTCGATGAGCTGATCGCGAGCCACGAGGAGGCGAAAGGGTGGCTCGACACGCTCGCGGACCGCGAGAAGAAACAGTACGGGCTCACGCACGTCACCGTCGACCGCAACAAGACGGACGGCTACTACATTCAGGTCGGCAAGTCGGTCGCCGATCAGGTCCCCGAACACTACCGCGAGATCAAGACGCTGAAGAACTCGAAGCGGTTCGTCACCGACGAACTGGCCGAACGCGAGCGCGAGGTGCTCCGCGTGGAGGAGGCCCGCGGCGAGTTGGAGTACGAACTGTTCGAGGCCCTCCGCGAGCGGATCGCCGACGACAGCGAACTGCTGCAGGACGTTGGGCGAGCGATCGCCGAACTCGACGCGCTCGCCTCGCTCGCGACCCACGCGGCCGGCAACGACTGGACGCGCCCCGACCTGACAGACGATCGCCGCCTCGCGGTCGAGGCTGGCCGGCACCCGGTGGTCGAGCGGACGACGGACTTCGTGCCGAACGACCTCACGCTCGACGCCGACAGCGGGTTCCTCATCGTCACCGGGCCGAACATGAGCGGGAAGTCAACGTACATGCGGCAGGCCGCGCTGATCCAACTGCTCGCGCAGGCGGGGTCGTTCGTGCCCGCCCGCGCGGCTGAGGTCGGGCTCGTCGACGGGATCTACACCCGAGTCGGCGCGCTCGACGAACTAGCACAGGGACGGTCGACGTTCATGGTGGAGATGCAGGAGCTGTCGAACATCCTCCACTCGGCGACCGAGGATTCACTCGTGATATTGGACGAAGTCGGCCGCGGCACCGCCACCTACGACGGGATCTCGATCGCGTGGGCGGCGACCGAGTACCTGCACAACGAGGTCCGCGCCCGCACGCTCTTTGCCACGCACTACCACGAGCTGACCACGCTGGCCGATCACCTCCCGCGCGTCGCGAACGTGCACGTCGCCGTCGACGAGCGCGACGGCGACGTGACGTTCCTCCGCACCGTCCGCGACGGTCCGACGAACCGGTCGTACGGGGTCCACGTCGCGGACCTGGCCGGAGTTCCGGACCCGGTCGTCGAGCGGGCCGACGCGGTGCTCGACCGCCTCCGCGAGGAGAAGGCGATAGAGGCGAGAGGCGGGGGCGGCGACGGCGGGAGCCGGGATCCAGCAGAGACCGAACAGGTCGTCTTCGACCTCTCGTCCGGGTCGTTCGTCGGAGACGCGGAGAGCGATGCGCCGTCGGCGGACGGCACAGAGAACGGAACGGCAGCGGACGGCGAAGCGATGGGCGGCGAGACGGCGGCGGGTGGCGCGGTCGCCGCCGCGGCCGAGTCGGGGGATGATGGAGACGACACCGGGGGAATCGATCCGGAGACCGAGGCCGTGATCGAGGAGCTGAGCGACGTCGACGTCGCGGCAACCGCGCCGGTGGAGTTGCTCTCGCGGGTCCAAGAGTGGCAGGCGCGGCTCGACGACTCCGCGTGA
- a CDS encoding VWA domain-containing protein, whose product MKPDTNDTIGLSRRKLLAGLGAVGVASAGAGLGTTAYFNDTETFEGNTLTAGELDLKLDYKSTYLGGPGRLDDVVDMGYPDAEDLGDGRYLLDQTPSPADMQAWEDLVMEDDFDFCSPEADEYLVNGDGIPVFTLDDVKPGDSGEVTISLHICDNPAYLYLAGEITENAENGQSEPEAAVDETGGDPGDGMGELADFIEVCVWYDEDCDNVYEPTGTGQQQELEVALVSDTSGSMSGSNLSALKTAATSFVGNLSSPDEAAAISFSSGTALDQELTTNYQSVQNAINNYTAGGQTNVAGGISVAEDELLTGTNATPGASKVMIVLTDGFENVGDARDAADDAKNAGIRIFGIGLGNSVDTDLVEDISSSPDDAFFAPDPADLDTVYAEIAQIVLEGEQKIASGTMSEVFGQLSEGVALDGNRQDEGRQPYPGATTQCIGFEWTLPAEVGNEIQTDSVAFDLAVYAEQSRHNDNPQVAFNGTEANSTSPGPAPNGTGNVSGSN is encoded by the coding sequence ATGAAACCGGACACCAACGACACGATCGGACTCTCGCGGCGCAAGCTGCTCGCCGGCCTCGGCGCGGTCGGCGTGGCCTCCGCGGGCGCGGGACTGGGAACCACGGCGTACTTCAACGACACGGAGACGTTCGAGGGCAACACGCTCACCGCGGGCGAACTCGATTTGAAGCTCGACTACAAGTCGACGTACCTCGGCGGCCCCGGCCGTCTGGACGACGTCGTCGACATGGGCTACCCGGACGCCGAAGACCTCGGCGACGGGCGGTACCTGCTCGACCAGACCCCGAGCCCCGCGGACATGCAGGCGTGGGAAGACCTCGTCATGGAGGACGACTTCGACTTCTGTTCGCCCGAGGCGGACGAGTACCTCGTCAACGGCGACGGGATCCCAGTGTTCACGCTCGACGACGTGAAGCCCGGCGACTCCGGCGAGGTGACGATCAGCCTTCACATCTGTGATAACCCCGCGTACCTCTACCTCGCGGGCGAGATCACGGAGAACGCGGAGAACGGACAGTCCGAGCCAGAGGCGGCGGTCGACGAGACCGGCGGCGACCCCGGTGATGGCATGGGCGAACTCGCAGACTTCATCGAGGTCTGCGTCTGGTACGACGAGGACTGCGACAACGTGTACGAGCCCACCGGCACGGGTCAACAACAGGAACTGGAGGTCGCCCTCGTCAGCGACACCTCCGGCTCGATGAGCGGCTCGAACCTCTCGGCGCTGAAGACGGCCGCGACAAGCTTCGTCGGTAACCTCTCCTCGCCGGACGAGGCCGCCGCGATCTCGTTCAGCTCCGGGACGGCGCTGGACCAGGAACTGACGACGAACTACCAGTCCGTCCAGAACGCGATCAACAACTACACGGCGGGCGGCCAGACCAACGTCGCGGGCGGGATCTCGGTCGCGGAGGACGAACTCCTCACCGGGACGAACGCGACGCCCGGCGCGTCGAAGGTCATGATCGTCTTGACCGACGGGTTCGAGAACGTCGGAGACGCGCGCGACGCCGCTGACGACGCCAAGAACGCCGGCATCCGCATCTTCGGAATCGGGCTCGGAAACAGCGTTGACACCGACCTCGTGGAGGACATCTCCTCGTCGCCTGACGACGCGTTCTTCGCGCCCGACCCGGCCGACCTCGACACCGTCTACGCCGAGATCGCGCAGATCGTCTTGGAGGGCGAACAGAAGATCGCCTCGGGCACGATGAGCGAGGTCTTCGGACAGCTGTCCGAGGGCGTCGCGCTCGACGGCAACCGCCAGGACGAGGGTCGCCAGCCGTACCCCGGCGCGACCACTCAGTGCATCGGCTTCGAGTGGACGCTCCCGGCGGAGGTCGGCAACGAGATTCAGACCGACTCCGTGGCCTTCGACCTCGCCGTCTACGCCGAGCAGTCGCGGCACAACGACAACCCGCAGGTGGCGTTCAACGGGACGGAGGCGAACAGCACCAGCCCCGGCCCCGCCCCCAACGGCACCGGCAACGTGAGCGGCTCGAACTAG
- the azf gene encoding NAD-dependent glucose-6-phosphate dehydrogenase Azf: MDEPVLLTGAGGRVGQAILDGIGGEYDWRLLDREPLPRAKVPDGVTDADLYVADITDERAVGEAMADVNAVVHLAGDPRKTAPWDSVLRNNIDGTQVVMRAAVDAGVDRFVFASSNHAVGGYETDDRTPELYRTDDNYRLDGTELPRPGNLYGVSKATGEALGRLYHDEHGMRVVCVRIGNLTKDHPPREYERGQAMWLSHRDCAHLFDRCLQAEYGYEIVYGISDNDRRYYSIERAREALGYDPADNSANYTFEGEPKDGNDGRSRPIDDTAAEPNFPSDPDTPTDGA, from the coding sequence ATGGACGAGCCGGTCCTGCTGACCGGTGCCGGGGGACGGGTGGGACAAGCCATCCTCGACGGCATCGGCGGCGAGTACGACTGGCGGCTCCTCGACCGGGAGCCGCTCCCGCGAGCGAAAGTGCCGGACGGCGTTACCGACGCCGACCTGTACGTCGCGGACATCACCGACGAGCGCGCGGTCGGGGAGGCGATGGCGGACGTCAACGCCGTGGTCCACCTCGCCGGCGACCCGCGGAAGACCGCCCCGTGGGACTCGGTGCTCCGGAACAACATCGACGGGACGCAGGTCGTGATGCGCGCCGCCGTCGACGCCGGCGTCGACCGCTTCGTGTTCGCCTCCTCGAACCACGCGGTCGGCGGCTACGAGACCGACGACCGGACCCCCGAGTTGTACCGCACGGACGACAACTACCGGCTCGACGGCACCGAACTGCCGCGGCCGGGGAACCTCTACGGCGTCTCGAAGGCGACCGGTGAGGCGCTCGGGCGGCTCTACCACGACGAACACGGGATGCGCGTCGTCTGCGTCCGCATCGGCAACCTCACCAAGGACCACCCGCCGCGGGAGTACGAGCGCGGACAGGCGATGTGGCTCTCACACCGCGACTGCGCGCACCTGTTCGATCGCTGCCTGCAGGCGGAGTACGGCTACGAGATCGTCTACGGAATCTCGGACAACGACCGCCGGTACTACTCCATCGAGCGCGCCCGCGAGGCGCTCGGCTACGACCCCGCCGATAACTCCGCGAACTACACCTTCGAGGGCGAGCCGAAAGACGGCAACGACGGCCGGAGCCGACCGATCGACGACACCGCCGCGGAACCCAACTTCCCCTCCGATCCGGACACGCCGACCGACGGGGCCTGA
- a CDS encoding SipW-dependent-type signal peptide-containing protein translates to MNDDTIGLSRRKMLVGLGAVGVASAGAGLGTTAYFNDTETFEDNTLTAGELDLFVHVDYSEDQGSYAQYSTPSGTFIDGNVVGGGDGEPLSIQVSDLKPGDSGEGEFCFSVVDNPAYMWMCGELTANDENGQTEPETDADETGGDPGEGAGEIAEAMQVTVSYCTDDGEGGNVVGDEIVSGSLAEVMLALQAGVPLSGDGDADAPLADRPAFEGVTEPFVDDAPNTAAQCVCVEWEIPVEVGNEIQTDSVAFDFEFYAVQARHNDGTHNPCVDETVVTAYDNDWKGQTLGNPTEGNVYTSVSFGQNQTVLSFAFDDDGDGVDFLDTGDYPSTNLPVAVDADADGTHDWQVIWQPNAAFPDDPFGYQPNTGGSYGPAQSLPAGFGAAKFGNTIVVSVPRSEISSTFRVLAYGSTGGEGPIAKVNADPAVGPDFYDSSDAIEFSE, encoded by the coding sequence ATGAACGACGACACAATCGGACTCTCGCGGCGCAAGATGCTGGTCGGACTCGGGGCTGTCGGTGTGGCCTCTGCGGGGGCGGGACTGGGAACCACGGCGTACTTCAACGACACGGAGACGTTCGAGGACAACACGCTGACCGCCGGCGAATTGGACCTGTTCGTCCACGTCGACTACTCGGAAGACCAGGGCAGCTACGCGCAGTACTCCACGCCCTCCGGGACGTTCATCGACGGCAACGTCGTGGGCGGCGGCGACGGCGAACCCCTCAGCATCCAGGTCTCCGACCTGAAGCCCGGCGACTCCGGCGAGGGCGAGTTCTGCTTCTCGGTCGTCGACAACCCCGCGTACATGTGGATGTGCGGCGAGCTGACCGCGAACGACGAGAACGGTCAGACGGAGCCCGAGACGGACGCCGACGAGACCGGCGGCGACCCCGGCGAGGGCGCGGGCGAGATCGCCGAGGCGATGCAGGTGACCGTCTCGTACTGTACCGACGACGGCGAGGGCGGAAACGTGGTCGGCGACGAGATCGTCTCCGGCTCGCTAGCGGAGGTCATGCTCGCGTTGCAGGCCGGCGTCCCGCTGTCTGGTGACGGCGACGCCGACGCGCCGCTCGCGGACCGCCCCGCGTTCGAGGGCGTCACCGAACCGTTCGTGGACGATGCGCCGAACACCGCAGCGCAGTGCGTCTGCGTCGAGTGGGAGATACCGGTCGAGGTCGGCAACGAGATCCAGACGGACTCCGTGGCGTTCGACTTCGAGTTCTACGCGGTCCAGGCCCGCCACAACGACGGGACCCACAACCCCTGCGTGGACGAGACCGTCGTCACCGCGTACGACAACGACTGGAAGGGCCAGACTCTGGGGAACCCCACCGAGGGTAACGTCTACACCAGCGTCTCGTTCGGCCAGAATCAGACCGTCCTGAGCTTCGCGTTCGACGACGACGGCGACGGCGTGGACTTCCTCGACACCGGAGACTACCCCAGCACGAACCTCCCCGTCGCGGTCGACGCGGACGCGGACGGCACGCACGACTGGCAGGTCATCTGGCAGCCGAACGCCGCGTTCCCCGACGACCCGTTCGGATACCAGCCGAACACCGGTGGGAGCTACGGCCCGGCGCAGTCGCTCCCGGCCGGATTCGGTGCGGCGAAGTTCGGGAACACGATCGTGGTCTCTGTCCCGCGCAGCGAGATATCCTCGACGTTCCGCGTGCTCGCGTACGGGAGCACGGGCGGCGAGGGGCCGATCGCGAAGGTCAACGCCGACCCCGCGGTTGGCCCGGACTTCTACGACAGCAGCGACGCGATCGAGTTCAGCGAGTGA
- a CDS encoding vWA domain-containing protein, whose product MTDKETIDTVGLSRRTLLAGLGAVGVASAGAGLGTTAYFNDTETFEDNTLTAGQLDLLVDWQQTYDFGEGHRFVSAHPDHDGDGEQSVEIDGEVFTYSDFPDVDDEDSNGANIPVLDCETIPPLSAADFGTDPVTGEEMETLVQFSDVKPGDSGEITFSLHLCDNPGYIWMQAGNVTEDGGAFTEPESLVDADNAADLADAIETTLWYDEDCDNVYDGADPVDIMLTLDFSGSMLYDQYGGLVTADPIQVNGTTYPETTKIDLVELGTRQFVDYLQSQNADVQVGVAYFDGEGSDDTEPRTGIVQPLTSDLSAVDSALSGLRQKLANVVSGGAGSTPFDGDGDPDPFSNANGIATGTYIGEGVDDAQDELAANGRPAADKRNIVLSDGESFNGTGSTQFSSPTGAADDARAASPTPATDVYAINVDGSAGTLQAMAGPAGGAGGDPAFFNDVDDPLNIPTVFGNLAAQTAQEKVIMADTLGNVLDALADGTGVPLDGNRATPHDELGDAPDDATRDPFRGDGVMHCVALSWELPFDVGNEVQGDTLGFDLGFYTEQARHNDGSGPEQAA is encoded by the coding sequence ATGACAGACAAAGAAACAATCGACACGGTCGGTCTCTCGCGGCGGACGCTCCTAGCGGGCCTCGGCGCGGTCGGCGTCGCGTCCGCGGGGGCGGGACTGGGAACCACGGCGTACTTCAACGACACGGAGACGTTCGAGGACAACACGCTCACTGCCGGTCAGCTCGACTTGCTCGTCGACTGGCAGCAGACGTACGACTTCGGTGAGGGTCACCGGTTCGTCAGCGCGCATCCCGACCACGACGGCGACGGCGAGCAGTCGGTCGAGATAGACGGCGAGGTGTTCACGTACAGCGACTTCCCGGACGTGGACGACGAGGACAGCAACGGCGCGAACATCCCGGTGCTCGACTGCGAGACCATCCCGCCGCTCTCTGCGGCCGACTTCGGAACCGACCCGGTCACGGGCGAGGAGATGGAGACGCTGGTCCAGTTCTCCGACGTGAAGCCCGGCGACTCCGGCGAGATCACTTTCTCGCTTCACCTCTGTGACAACCCCGGCTACATCTGGATGCAGGCGGGCAACGTCACCGAGGACGGCGGCGCGTTCACGGAGCCCGAGTCGCTCGTCGACGCGGACAACGCCGCGGACCTCGCGGACGCCATCGAGACGACGCTGTGGTACGACGAGGATTGTGACAACGTCTACGACGGCGCGGATCCGGTCGACATCATGCTCACCCTCGACTTCTCCGGCTCGATGCTGTACGACCAGTACGGCGGCCTCGTCACCGCCGACCCGATTCAGGTCAACGGAACGACGTACCCGGAGACGACGAAGATAGACCTCGTCGAGCTCGGTACTCGCCAGTTCGTCGACTACCTGCAGTCGCAGAACGCCGACGTGCAGGTCGGCGTGGCGTACTTCGACGGCGAGGGAAGCGACGACACCGAGCCGCGAACCGGCATCGTTCAGCCGCTGACGAGCGACCTCTCTGCGGTCGACTCGGCGCTCTCCGGGCTCCGACAGAAGCTCGCGAACGTCGTGAGCGGCGGCGCGGGTTCCACCCCGTTCGACGGCGACGGCGACCCGGACCCGTTCTCGAACGCGAACGGCATCGCGACGGGCACCTACATCGGTGAAGGCGTCGACGACGCGCAAGATGAACTCGCCGCGAACGGCCGTCCGGCGGCCGACAAGCGCAACATCGTCCTCTCGGACGGCGAGTCGTTCAACGGCACCGGGAGCACCCAGTTCTCCTCGCCGACCGGCGCGGCGGACGACGCGCGGGCGGCCTCGCCGACCCCGGCGACCGACGTCTACGCGATCAACGTCGACGGCAGCGCCGGCACGCTACAGGCGATGGCCGGCCCCGCGGGCGGGGCCGGCGGCGATCCCGCGTTCTTCAACGACGTCGACGACCCCCTCAACATTCCGACCGTGTTCGGCAACCTCGCGGCACAGACCGCACAGGAGAAGGTCATCATGGCGGACACGCTCGGCAACGTCCTCGACGCGCTCGCCGACGGCACCGGCGTTCCCCTCGACGGGAACCGCGCGACGCCGCACGACGAACTCGGCGACGCGCCCGACGACGCGACCCGCGATCCGTTCCGCGGCGACGGCGTGATGCACTGCGTCGCGCTCTCGTGGGAGCTGCCGTTCGACGTCGGCAACGAGGTTCAGGGCGACACGCTCGGCTTCGACCTCGGCTTCTACACCGAGCAGGCGCGTCACAACGACGGATCCGGACCGGAACAGGCCGCCTGA